A genomic window from Candidatus Cloacimonadota bacterium includes:
- the hslV gene encoding ATP-dependent protease subunit HslV, producing MIRSTTIIGVKIGNKLALGGDGQVTHGDNIIFKSNAQKVRTLYNGKVIAGFAGATADALTLFERFESKLQKFKGNLLRASVEVTKEWRTDKMLRRLEAMIIVGDTQNLLIVSGNGDVIEPDNNIAAIGSGGPYALAAAMAMVEDKKKTPKQIVKKSLEIASNICVYTNSNHTIKEL from the coding sequence ATGATTAGAAGCACGACTATAATTGGAGTGAAAATTGGCAACAAACTTGCTCTGGGTGGTGATGGGCAGGTTACTCACGGAGATAATATTATTTTTAAATCAAACGCTCAAAAAGTAAGAACTCTGTACAATGGAAAAGTAATAGCGGGTTTTGCCGGTGCAACTGCGGATGCCTTAACCCTTTTTGAGCGATTTGAAAGTAAATTGCAGAAATTTAAAGGCAACCTTTTGCGAGCATCCGTAGAGGTTACTAAAGAATGGCGAACTGACAAAATGTTGCGGCGGCTCGAAGCCATGATAATCGTGGGAGATACTCAAAACCTGCTGATTGTTTCCGGAAACGGTGATGTGATTGAGCCGGATAACAATATTGCAGCCATCGGCTCCGGCGGACCTTATGCATTGGCTGCTGCTATGGCAATGGTCGAGGATAAAAAGAAAACACCAAAACAGATAGTGAAGAAATCTTTGGAAATTGCCTCGAATATTTGCGTATATACAAATTCAAATCATACAATTAAGGAA
- the ftsH gene encoding ATP-dependent zinc metalloprotease FtsH, with protein sequence MNEKNDKKKEPEKNKLPFKPPQNKTFIVWLIVILATIVFFQMFSVGGNIKEVPYSQFRQDLGSNPVQEVIFNGKNIEYSIGNRKYITNIPYDDPQLVSDIVKEYPGLKIISKKPSFFATILQYWLPFIVFIIFWIFIMRSMRGGAGSAFSFGKSKAKKFESNQSGVTFKDVAGVDEAKEELEEIIEFLKEPKKFQKLGGRIPKGVILLGPPGTGKTLLAKAVAGEAKVPFYSISGSDFVEMFVGVGASRVRDLFLQGKKNAPCIIFIDELDAVGRHRGAGFGGGHDEREQTLNQLLVEMDGFDENESVILIAATNRPDILDPALTRPGRFDRQVIVDRPDRRGREGILKVHAKKIKLAKNINLSTIAKGTPGFSGADLANLVNEAALWGARRGHKKVTTSDFENAKDKVIMGKERKSMVLSDHEKKNLAYHESGHTIVAKFIPGSDPIHKVTIIPRGRSLGATHFLPLDDRHTYSRKYCMMKLSHLLGGRVADEIAVGEQTTGAGDDIKRASELAKQMVTEWGMSKKIGPRTVGEKEGNIFLGKEIGHTKNISESLKKTVDEEIKAIIEEAYQRDVKILTENRELLDILAENLMEKETLTGDEVNDLYEKHINKKENKND encoded by the coding sequence ATGAATGAAAAAAATGATAAGAAGAAAGAACCTGAAAAAAATAAACTACCGTTTAAGCCGCCTCAAAATAAAACCTTTATTGTTTGGCTGATCGTAATTCTGGCTACAATTGTTTTTTTCCAAATGTTTTCGGTAGGTGGAAATATTAAGGAAGTTCCTTATTCCCAGTTCAGACAAGATCTCGGATCTAATCCGGTTCAAGAAGTGATTTTCAACGGGAAAAATATTGAATATTCAATAGGTAATAGGAAATATATTACTAACATACCTTATGATGACCCTCAGCTTGTAAGTGACATTGTAAAAGAATATCCGGGTCTTAAGATAATTTCAAAAAAGCCGTCATTTTTTGCAACTATTCTTCAATATTGGTTGCCTTTCATCGTTTTTATTATTTTCTGGATATTCATCATGCGTTCAATGCGTGGTGGTGCCGGCTCGGCTTTTTCTTTTGGAAAAAGTAAGGCAAAAAAGTTTGAGAGCAATCAATCCGGTGTTACATTTAAAGACGTTGCCGGAGTGGATGAAGCAAAAGAGGAATTGGAAGAAATTATTGAATTTTTGAAAGAGCCAAAGAAATTTCAAAAACTCGGAGGAAGGATTCCAAAAGGTGTCATCTTGCTTGGACCTCCGGGAACAGGAAAAACCCTTCTCGCAAAAGCAGTAGCAGGTGAAGCAAAAGTTCCTTTTTATAGCATTAGCGGATCAGATTTCGTTGAGATGTTCGTAGGTGTGGGTGCTTCACGCGTTCGCGACCTCTTTTTGCAAGGCAAGAAAAATGCTCCTTGCATTATATTTATTGATGAACTTGATGCGGTTGGTAGGCATCGTGGTGCAGGGTTTGGTGGCGGACATGATGAACGCGAACAAACTCTAAATCAGCTTTTGGTTGAGATGGACGGATTTGACGAGAACGAAAGCGTGATCCTGATTGCAGCTACAAATAGACCCGACATTCTTGACCCGGCTTTAACTCGTCCCGGCAGATTTGACAGACAGGTTATTGTGGACAGACCGGATAGGCGTGGAAGAGAAGGGATTTTGAAAGTTCATGCAAAAAAAATTAAATTAGCAAAAAATATAAATCTTTCAACAATTGCAAAGGGAACACCCGGCTTTTCCGGCGCTGACCTTGCCAACCTTGTTAATGAAGCCGCTTTGTGGGGAGCAAGACGGGGACACAAAAAAGTAACAACTAGTGATTTTGAAAATGCAAAAGATAAAGTCATAATGGGAAAAGAGCGAAAAAGTATGGTGCTTAGTGATCATGAGAAAAAAAATCTTGCTTATCACGAATCAGGTCATACCATTGTCGCAAAATTCATTCCCGGCAGTGATCCAATCCATAAGGTAACAATTATCCCACGCGGTCGTTCCCTTGGAGCTACGCATTTTCTCCCACTTGATGATAGGCACACATATTCCCGAAAATATTGTATGATGAAATTATCCCACCTTTTGGGTGGCAGAGTTGCCGATGAGATTGCGGTTGGTGAGCAAACTACCGGTGCCGGAGATGATATCAAACGAGCGAGTGAACTCGCGAAACAAATGGTTACCGAGTGGGGGATGAGTAAAAAAATAGGACCTAGAACAGTTGGAGAGAAAGAGGGCAATATTTTTCTCGGGAAAGAGATAGGACACACAAAAAATATTAGTGAGAGTCTGAAAAAAACAGTTGATGAGGAAATAAAAGCAATAATTGAGGAAGCCTATCAGCGGGATGTAAAAATTCTAACTGAAAATCGTGAATTGTTAGATATTCTTGCCGAAAACTTGATGGAAAAGGAAACTTTAACAGGTGATGAAGTGAATGATCTTTACGAAAAACATATAAATAAGAAGGAAAACAAAAATGATTAG
- the hpt gene encoding hypoxanthine phosphoribosyltransferase, with protein sequence MHSDIKEILFSKKDLENKISELGKKITSDYKDKSPVLISILKGGIVFVADLMRKIDLKLEIDFLGVASYGSSTKSSGVVEITKDCKVDLHGKDVLIIEDIIDTGLSLQYIIDTLKRKNPNSIKVCVLLDKIDAHKIDVPVKYAGFTIPDEFVVGYGLDYSEKYRNLPYIGILKKEIYQK encoded by the coding sequence ATGCATAGTGATATAAAAGAGATTCTATTCTCAAAAAAAGATTTGGAGAATAAGATATCAGAATTAGGAAAAAAAATCACCTCTGATTATAAAGATAAATCCCCGGTTCTGATCAGCATTCTCAAGGGCGGAATTGTCTTTGTGGCTGATCTTATGAGAAAGATTGATCTGAAACTTGAGATTGATTTTCTCGGAGTTGCCAGTTATGGTTCCTCCACAAAAAGTTCGGGTGTGGTAGAAATTACAAAAGATTGTAAAGTTGATTTACACGGGAAAGATGTTTTGATAATTGAGGATATTATTGATACCGGACTTTCCCTCCAATATATTATAGATACTCTAAAAAGGAAGAATCCAAATTCTATAAAAGTTTGTGTTTTGCTGGATAAAATTGATGCTCACAAGATAGACGTTCCGGTAAAATATGCAGGTTTTACGATCCCCGATGAATTTGTGGTTGGTTACGGATTAGATTATTCGGAAAAGTATCGCAATTTACCCTATATCGGAATTTTGAAGAAGGAGATATATCAAAAATGA
- the tilS gene encoding tRNA lysidine(34) synthetase TilS, with protein MSAKKDFFKKFKRFLFAEKLIERYDKIIIGISGGIDSVLTLYLLKIITAEHNLTTLAVHINYNLRGNESQENEKFVRQLCRKWGIPLVVRNVHIPDRSDLENRARQIRFDVFYELLRKFDFNKIALGHNKNDQAETFLLHLVRGCGITGMKGMLPIENQIIRPLLDFTRDEIEKFAIDKGIEFSQDSSNFSMEFDRNKIRHRILPLFQELFNSGVTSRIAESMKIYQQTEEYLQNHTEEIFHKIVEKKDKNSFTVAIRSVKNIGVLQFYIFRKIFGALSGSEKNFYHVHYSAIIDLLQSSESKYIQLPQEIFVIKNSSALTFSKEPPETWKNRREHIINYFAQRFVYGKYYLAMSKIKTFRYHKFDFSKENTGFVDFHKIKFPLIVRTRRKGDRFFPLGMEHPKKIKNYFIDLKIPRYERDKKIIIADQNKIIWVCGYQIDDRVKVTPATKQILVMKLISEQYHSRKAGRTSEPVK; from the coding sequence ATGTCCGCAAAAAAAGATTTTTTCAAAAAGTTCAAGCGATTTCTCTTTGCCGAAAAGTTGATTGAAAGATATGATAAAATAATAATCGGAATTTCCGGTGGAATTGATTCTGTTCTAACGTTATATCTGCTAAAAATAATTACTGCGGAACATAATCTCACTACTCTTGCCGTTCATATAAACTACAATCTGCGCGGGAATGAATCGCAAGAGAATGAAAAATTTGTCCGTCAGCTTTGCCGAAAATGGGGTATCCCTTTGGTCGTCCGAAATGTTCATATTCCCGACAGGTCTGATCTTGAAAATCGTGCACGCCAGATTAGGTTTGATGTTTTTTATGAATTGCTTCGTAAATTTGATTTTAATAAAATTGCCTTGGGGCATAACAAAAACGATCAGGCAGAAACCTTTCTGCTCCATCTTGTGCGCGGTTGTGGAATCACCGGAATGAAGGGAATGTTACCGATAGAAAATCAAATTATTCGTCCTCTACTTGACTTTACAAGGGATGAAATTGAAAAATTTGCGATTGATAAGGGAATTGAATTCTCTCAGGATTCATCAAATTTCAGCATGGAGTTTGATAGAAATAAAATTCGGCATCGCATTTTACCATTATTTCAGGAATTGTTTAACTCTGGTGTAACTTCAAGAATTGCCGAAAGTATGAAAATTTATCAGCAAACCGAAGAGTATTTGCAGAATCATACAGAAGAGATTTTTCATAAAATCGTAGAAAAAAAGGATAAAAATTCTTTTACTGTTGCCATCCGGTCAGTAAAAAATATTGGCGTTTTACAATTTTATATTTTCCGTAAAATTTTTGGAGCCCTTTCCGGCTCTGAAAAAAATTTCTACCATGTTCATTACAGTGCAATCATTGACCTGCTACAATCTTCCGAAAGTAAATATATTCAATTACCTCAAGAAATTTTTGTAATTAAAAACAGTTCAGCCCTCACTTTTTCAAAAGAACCTCCTGAAACGTGGAAAAATAGACGCGAGCATATTATCAATTATTTTGCGCAGCGTTTTGTTTATGGAAAATATTATCTCGCAATGTCGAAAATCAAAACATTCCGTTATCACAAATTCGATTTTTCAAAGGAAAATACAGGCTTCGTTGATTTTCATAAAATCAAATTCCCTCTAATAGTTCGAACTCGCAGAAAGGGTGATAGGTTTTTTCCTCTTGGAATGGAACATCCTAAGAAAATCAAGAATTACTTTATTGATTTGAAAATTCCGAGATACGAGCGGGATAAAAAAATAATTATCGCTGATCAGAATAAAATAATTTGGGTTTGCGGTTACCAAATTGATGACCGCGTAAAAGTTACTCCTGCAACAAAACAAATTTTGGTTATGAAATTGATATCGGAGCAATATCATTCCCGAAAAGCCGGTCGAACAAGTGAACCTGTCAAATAA